A portion of the Symphalangus syndactylus isolate Jambi chromosome 13, NHGRI_mSymSyn1-v2.1_pri, whole genome shotgun sequence genome contains these proteins:
- the PTOV1 gene encoding prostate tumor-overexpressed gene 1 protein isoform X1, which yields MRSLAVPTPARGQFGVAFVLLPPRLVGAPVPATPREVVARPSSQDSPAPERPAGPPSPHFARAQAPLPRAALEGARVFGALGPIGPSSPGLTLGGLAVSEHRLSNKLLAWSGVLEWQEKRRPYSDSTAKLKRTLPCQAYVNQGENLETDQWPQKLIMQLIPQQLLTTLGPLFRNSQLAQFHFTNRDCDSLKGLCRIMGNGFAGCMLFPHISPCEVRVLMLLYSSKKKIFMGLIPYDQSGFVSAIRQVITTRKQAVGPGGVNSGPVQIVNNKFLAWSGVMEWQEPRPEPNSRSKRWLPSHVYVNQGEILRTEQWPRKLYMQLIPQQLLTTLVPLFRNSRLVQFHFTKDLETLKSLCRIMDNGFAGCVHFSYKASCEIRVLMLLYSSEKKIFIGLIPHDQGNFVNGIRRVIANQQQVLQRNLEQEQQQRGMGG from the exons ATGAGGTCTCTCGCCGTCCCGACCCCCGCAAGGGGCCAGTTTGGTGTCGCCTTCGTTCTTCTGCCACCCCGTTTGGTAGGGGCTCCCGTTCCCGCCACGCCCCGTGAAGTTGTGGCTCGCCCGTCTTCCCAGGACTCCCCCGCGCCGGAGAGGCCCGCAGGACCGCCGAGCCCACACTTCGCTCGCGCCCAGGCCCCGCTCCCCCGCGCCGCCTTG GAAGGTGCTCGGGTCTTCGGGGCACTGGGTCCCATCGGTCCCTCCTCACCTGGGCTCACCCTTGGGGGTCTGGCCGTGAGCGAGCACCGGCTCAGCAACAAGCTGCTGGCCTGGAGCGGCGTCCTCGAGTGGCAGGAG AAGCGCAGACCCTACTCTGACTCCACTGCAAAGCTGAAGCGGACCCTGCCCTGCCAAGCCTACGTGAACCAAGGCGAGAACCT GGAGACCGACCAGTGGCCACAGAAGCTGATCATGCAGCTGATCCCGCAGCAGCTGCTG ACCACCCTGGGCCCCCTGTTCCGGAACTCCCAGTTGGCACAGTTCCACTTCACCAACAGAGACTGCGACTCGCTCAAGGGGCTCTGCCGCATCATGGGCAACGGCTTC GCGGGCTGCATGCTGTTCCCCCACATCTCGCCCTGTGAGGTGCGCGTGCTCATGCTCCTGTACTCGTCCAAGAAGAAGATCTTCATGGGCCTCATCCCCTACGACCAGAGCGGCTTCGTCAGTGCCATCCGGCAGGTCATCACCACCCGCAAGCAG GCAGTGGGACCTGGTGGTGTCAACTCAGGCCCAGTCCAGATTGTGAACAACAAGTTCCTGGCATGGAGTGGCGTCATGGAGTGGCAGGAG CCCAGGCCTGAGCCCAACAGTCGGTCCAAGAGGTGGCTGCCGTCCCACGTCTATGTGAACCAGGGGGAGATCCT GAGGACCGAGCagtggccaaggaagctgtaCATGCAGCTCATCCCGCAGCAACTGCTG ACCACCCTGGTGCCGCTGTTCCGGAACTCGCGCCTGGTCCAGTTCCACTTCACCAAGGATCTGGAGACACTGAAGAGCCTGTGCCGGATCATGGACAACGGCTTC GCCGGCTGCGTGCACTTTTCCTACAAAGCATCGTGTGAGATCCGCGTGCTTATGCTCCTGTACTCTTCGGAGAAGAAAATCTTCATCGGCCTCATCCCCCACGACCAGGGCAACTTTGTCAACGGCATCCGGCGTGTCATTGCCAACCAGCAGCAGGTCCTGCAGCGGAACCtggagcaggagcagcagcaacGAGGG ATGGGGGGGTAG
- the PTOV1 gene encoding prostate tumor-overexpressed gene 1 protein isoform X3: protein MRSLAVPTPARGQFGVAFVLLPPRLVGAPVPATPREVVARPSSQDSPAPERPAGPPSPHFARAQAPLPRAALEGARVFGALGPIGPSSPGLTLGGLAVSEHRLSNKLLAWSGVLEWQEKRRPYSDSTAKLKRTLPCQAYVNQGENLETDQWPQKLIMQLIPQQLLAGCMLFPHISPCEVRVLMLLYSSKKKIFMGLIPYDQSGFVSAIRQVITTRKQAVGPGGVNSGPVQIVNNKFLAWSGVMEWQEPRPEPNSRSKRWLPSHVYVNQGEILRTEQWPRKLYMQLIPQQLLTTLVPLFRNSRLVQFHFTKDLETLKSLCRIMDNGFAGCVHFSYKASCEIRVLMLLYSSEKKIFIGLIPHDQGNFVNGIRRVIANQQQVLQRNLEQEQQQRGMGG from the exons ATGAGGTCTCTCGCCGTCCCGACCCCCGCAAGGGGCCAGTTTGGTGTCGCCTTCGTTCTTCTGCCACCCCGTTTGGTAGGGGCTCCCGTTCCCGCCACGCCCCGTGAAGTTGTGGCTCGCCCGTCTTCCCAGGACTCCCCCGCGCCGGAGAGGCCCGCAGGACCGCCGAGCCCACACTTCGCTCGCGCCCAGGCCCCGCTCCCCCGCGCCGCCTTG GAAGGTGCTCGGGTCTTCGGGGCACTGGGTCCCATCGGTCCCTCCTCACCTGGGCTCACCCTTGGGGGTCTGGCCGTGAGCGAGCACCGGCTCAGCAACAAGCTGCTGGCCTGGAGCGGCGTCCTCGAGTGGCAGGAG AAGCGCAGACCCTACTCTGACTCCACTGCAAAGCTGAAGCGGACCCTGCCCTGCCAAGCCTACGTGAACCAAGGCGAGAACCT GGAGACCGACCAGTGGCCACAGAAGCTGATCATGCAGCTGATCCCGCAGCAGCTGCTG GCGGGCTGCATGCTGTTCCCCCACATCTCGCCCTGTGAGGTGCGCGTGCTCATGCTCCTGTACTCGTCCAAGAAGAAGATCTTCATGGGCCTCATCCCCTACGACCAGAGCGGCTTCGTCAGTGCCATCCGGCAGGTCATCACCACCCGCAAGCAG GCAGTGGGACCTGGTGGTGTCAACTCAGGCCCAGTCCAGATTGTGAACAACAAGTTCCTGGCATGGAGTGGCGTCATGGAGTGGCAGGAG CCCAGGCCTGAGCCCAACAGTCGGTCCAAGAGGTGGCTGCCGTCCCACGTCTATGTGAACCAGGGGGAGATCCT GAGGACCGAGCagtggccaaggaagctgtaCATGCAGCTCATCCCGCAGCAACTGCTG ACCACCCTGGTGCCGCTGTTCCGGAACTCGCGCCTGGTCCAGTTCCACTTCACCAAGGATCTGGAGACACTGAAGAGCCTGTGCCGGATCATGGACAACGGCTTC GCCGGCTGCGTGCACTTTTCCTACAAAGCATCGTGTGAGATCCGCGTGCTTATGCTCCTGTACTCTTCGGAGAAGAAAATCTTCATCGGCCTCATCCCCCACGACCAGGGCAACTTTGTCAACGGCATCCGGCGTGTCATTGCCAACCAGCAGCAGGTCCTGCAGCGGAACCtggagcaggagcagcagcaacGAGGG ATGGGGGGGTAG
- the PTOV1 gene encoding prostate tumor-overexpressed gene 1 protein isoform X2: protein MVRPRRAPYRSGAGGPLGGRGRPPRPLVVRAVRSRSWPASPRGPQPPRIRARSAPPMEGARVFGALGPIGPSSPGLTLGGLAVSEHRLSNKLLAWSGVLEWQEKRRPYSDSTAKLKRTLPCQAYVNQGENLETDQWPQKLIMQLIPQQLLTTLGPLFRNSQLAQFHFTNRDCDSLKGLCRIMGNGFAGCMLFPHISPCEVRVLMLLYSSKKKIFMGLIPYDQSGFVSAIRQVITTRKQAVGPGGVNSGPVQIVNNKFLAWSGVMEWQEPRPEPNSRSKRWLPSHVYVNQGEILRTEQWPRKLYMQLIPQQLLTTLVPLFRNSRLVQFHFTKDLETLKSLCRIMDNGFAGCVHFSYKASCEIRVLMLLYSSEKKIFIGLIPHDQGNFVNGIRRVIANQQQVLQRNLEQEQQQRGMGG, encoded by the exons ATGGTCCGTCCGCGCCGTGCCCCGTACCGCTCCGGCGCCGGGGGCCCCCTCGGGGGTCGCGGCCGCCCTCCGCGGCCCCTCGTGGTGCGCGCCGTCCGCTCGCGCTCCTGGCCTGCCAGCCCCCGTGGCCCGCAGCCTCCGCGGATCCGGGCCCGCTCGGCCCCTCCCATG GAAGGTGCTCGGGTCTTCGGGGCACTGGGTCCCATCGGTCCCTCCTCACCTGGGCTCACCCTTGGGGGTCTGGCCGTGAGCGAGCACCGGCTCAGCAACAAGCTGCTGGCCTGGAGCGGCGTCCTCGAGTGGCAGGAG AAGCGCAGACCCTACTCTGACTCCACTGCAAAGCTGAAGCGGACCCTGCCCTGCCAAGCCTACGTGAACCAAGGCGAGAACCT GGAGACCGACCAGTGGCCACAGAAGCTGATCATGCAGCTGATCCCGCAGCAGCTGCTG ACCACCCTGGGCCCCCTGTTCCGGAACTCCCAGTTGGCACAGTTCCACTTCACCAACAGAGACTGCGACTCGCTCAAGGGGCTCTGCCGCATCATGGGCAACGGCTTC GCGGGCTGCATGCTGTTCCCCCACATCTCGCCCTGTGAGGTGCGCGTGCTCATGCTCCTGTACTCGTCCAAGAAGAAGATCTTCATGGGCCTCATCCCCTACGACCAGAGCGGCTTCGTCAGTGCCATCCGGCAGGTCATCACCACCCGCAAGCAG GCAGTGGGACCTGGTGGTGTCAACTCAGGCCCAGTCCAGATTGTGAACAACAAGTTCCTGGCATGGAGTGGCGTCATGGAGTGGCAGGAG CCCAGGCCTGAGCCCAACAGTCGGTCCAAGAGGTGGCTGCCGTCCCACGTCTATGTGAACCAGGGGGAGATCCT GAGGACCGAGCagtggccaaggaagctgtaCATGCAGCTCATCCCGCAGCAACTGCTG ACCACCCTGGTGCCGCTGTTCCGGAACTCGCGCCTGGTCCAGTTCCACTTCACCAAGGATCTGGAGACACTGAAGAGCCTGTGCCGGATCATGGACAACGGCTTC GCCGGCTGCGTGCACTTTTCCTACAAAGCATCGTGTGAGATCCGCGTGCTTATGCTCCTGTACTCTTCGGAGAAGAAAATCTTCATCGGCCTCATCCCCCACGACCAGGGCAACTTTGTCAACGGCATCCGGCGTGTCATTGCCAACCAGCAGCAGGTCCTGCAGCGGAACCtggagcaggagcagcagcaacGAGGG ATGGGGGGGTAG
- the PTOV1 gene encoding prostate tumor-overexpressed gene 1 protein isoform X4, which translates to MVRPRRAPYRSGAGGPLGGRGRPPRPLVVRAVRSRSWPASPRGPQPPRIRARSAPPMEGARVFGALGPIGPSSPGLTLGGLAVSEHRLSNKLLAWSGVLEWQEKRRPYSDSTAKLKRTLPCQAYVNQGENLETDQWPQKLIMQLIPQQLLAGCMLFPHISPCEVRVLMLLYSSKKKIFMGLIPYDQSGFVSAIRQVITTRKQAVGPGGVNSGPVQIVNNKFLAWSGVMEWQEPRPEPNSRSKRWLPSHVYVNQGEILRTEQWPRKLYMQLIPQQLLTTLVPLFRNSRLVQFHFTKDLETLKSLCRIMDNGFAGCVHFSYKASCEIRVLMLLYSSEKKIFIGLIPHDQGNFVNGIRRVIANQQQVLQRNLEQEQQQRGMGG; encoded by the exons ATGGTCCGTCCGCGCCGTGCCCCGTACCGCTCCGGCGCCGGGGGCCCCCTCGGGGGTCGCGGCCGCCCTCCGCGGCCCCTCGTGGTGCGCGCCGTCCGCTCGCGCTCCTGGCCTGCCAGCCCCCGTGGCCCGCAGCCTCCGCGGATCCGGGCCCGCTCGGCCCCTCCCATG GAAGGTGCTCGGGTCTTCGGGGCACTGGGTCCCATCGGTCCCTCCTCACCTGGGCTCACCCTTGGGGGTCTGGCCGTGAGCGAGCACCGGCTCAGCAACAAGCTGCTGGCCTGGAGCGGCGTCCTCGAGTGGCAGGAG AAGCGCAGACCCTACTCTGACTCCACTGCAAAGCTGAAGCGGACCCTGCCCTGCCAAGCCTACGTGAACCAAGGCGAGAACCT GGAGACCGACCAGTGGCCACAGAAGCTGATCATGCAGCTGATCCCGCAGCAGCTGCTG GCGGGCTGCATGCTGTTCCCCCACATCTCGCCCTGTGAGGTGCGCGTGCTCATGCTCCTGTACTCGTCCAAGAAGAAGATCTTCATGGGCCTCATCCCCTACGACCAGAGCGGCTTCGTCAGTGCCATCCGGCAGGTCATCACCACCCGCAAGCAG GCAGTGGGACCTGGTGGTGTCAACTCAGGCCCAGTCCAGATTGTGAACAACAAGTTCCTGGCATGGAGTGGCGTCATGGAGTGGCAGGAG CCCAGGCCTGAGCCCAACAGTCGGTCCAAGAGGTGGCTGCCGTCCCACGTCTATGTGAACCAGGGGGAGATCCT GAGGACCGAGCagtggccaaggaagctgtaCATGCAGCTCATCCCGCAGCAACTGCTG ACCACCCTGGTGCCGCTGTTCCGGAACTCGCGCCTGGTCCAGTTCCACTTCACCAAGGATCTGGAGACACTGAAGAGCCTGTGCCGGATCATGGACAACGGCTTC GCCGGCTGCGTGCACTTTTCCTACAAAGCATCGTGTGAGATCCGCGTGCTTATGCTCCTGTACTCTTCGGAGAAGAAAATCTTCATCGGCCTCATCCCCCACGACCAGGGCAACTTTGTCAACGGCATCCGGCGTGTCATTGCCAACCAGCAGCAGGTCCTGCAGCGGAACCtggagcaggagcagcagcaacGAGGG ATGGGGGGGTAG